A region of Jilunia laotingensis DNA encodes the following proteins:
- a CDS encoding replication/maintenance protein RepL, with product MFLWKIIVYFVENNISQKHIKMENKKAVKLTDFQKNEENPFMKQAIEGIENHVVKKYKSNSGGDKRAVVALADTETGEVFKTSFIRQIEVDEEQFTKLYLSNFAAFFDLSQAAIRVFGYFMTCMKPKNDLIIFNRKKCLEYTKYKTDKAVYKGLAELVKAEIIARGPADNLWFINPLIVFNGDRVTFAKTYVRKKTLAAQKKEEAEKRQLSLGFDEQ from the coding sequence TTGTTTTTATGGAAAATAATAGTTTACTTTGTGGAGAATAATATTTCCCAAAAACACATCAAAATGGAAAATAAAAAAGCAGTTAAGTTAACCGATTTTCAAAAGAACGAAGAAAATCCTTTTATGAAACAAGCTATAGAAGGTATTGAAAATCATGTTGTTAAAAAGTATAAGAGTAATAGTGGTGGCGATAAGAGAGCCGTAGTAGCTTTAGCCGACACTGAAACTGGAGAAGTGTTTAAGACTTCGTTTATCCGTCAAATAGAAGTAGATGAAGAACAATTCACTAAATTGTATCTTTCTAACTTTGCTGCATTCTTTGACCTATCACAAGCAGCTATTCGGGTTTTTGGTTACTTTATGACCTGCATGAAACCCAAAAATGATTTAATCATCTTCAATAGAAAAAAATGCCTAGAATATACCAAATACAAAACAGACAAAGCCGTTTATAAAGGACTTGCAGAACTTGTAAAAGCTGAAATCATAGCCCGAGGACCAGCCGATAATCTTTGGTTTATTAATCCTCTGATAGTATTCAATGGTGACCGAGTGACATTTGCTAAAACATACGTTCGGAAAAAGACTTTAGCTGCCCAAAAGAAAGAAGAAGCAGAGAAACGACAATTATCACTTGGCTTTGATGAACAGTAA